The following proteins are encoded in a genomic region of Rattus rattus isolate New Zealand chromosome 2, Rrattus_CSIRO_v1, whole genome shotgun sequence:
- the Aldoa gene encoding fructose-bisphosphate aldolase A codes for MATRRPDGSSFNMTRLSLALAFSFPPGASEQPHSELGNTQQQTELGKESAATGTMPHPYPALTPEQKKELADIAHRIVAPGKGILAADESTGSIAKRLQSIGTENTEENRRFYRQLLLTADDRVNPCIGGVILFHETLYQKADDGRPFPQVIKSKGGVVGIKVDKGVVPLAGTNGETTTQGLDGLSERCAQYKKDGADFAKWRCVLKIGEHTPSSLAIMENANVLARYASICQQNGIVPIVEPEILPDGDHDLKRCQYVTEKVLAAVYKALSDHHVYLEGTLLKPNMVTPGHACTQKFSNEEIAMATVTALRRTVPPAVPGVTFLSGGQSEEEASINLNAINKCPLLKPWALTFSYGRALQASALKAWGGKKENLKAAQEEYIKRALANSLACQGKYTPSGQSGAAASESLFISNHAY; via the exons ATGGCAACGCGCAGGCCAGATGGGTCCAGCTTCAACATGACCCGCCTGTCCCTGGCTctggctttttcctttcccccaggTGCCAGTGAGCAACCCCACTCTGAGCTGGGCAACACCCAGCAACAGACAGAGTTAGGAAAG GAAAGCGCTGCCACCGGCACCATGCCCCACCCATACCCAGCACTGACCCCGGAGCAGAAGAAGGAGCTGGCTGACATCGCTCACCGAATTGTAGCTCCGGGCAAGGGCATCCTGGCTGCAGACGAGTCCACTG GAAGCATTGCCAAGCGCCTGCAGTCCATTGGCACCGAGAACACCGAGGAGAACAGGCGCTTCTACCGCCAACTGCTGCTGACTGCCGATGACCGTGTGAATCCCTGCATTGGAGGGGTGATCCTTTTCCATGAGACACTGTACCAGAAGGCAGATGATGGCCGTCCCTTCCCCCAAGTTATCAAGTCCAAGGGTGGTGTTGTAGGCATTAAG GTAGATAAGGGTGTAGTGCCCCTGGCTGGAACCAATGGCGAGACCACTACTCAAG GGCTGGACGGGCTGTCTGAGCGCTGTGCCCAGTATAAGAAGGATGGAGCCGACTTTGCCAAGTGGCGCTGTGTGCTAAAGATTGGGGAACATACTCCCTCGTCCCTCGCCATCATGGAAAATGCCAATGTTCTGGCCCGTTACGCCAGCATCTGCCAGCAG AATGGCATTGTACCCATTGTGGAGCCTGAAATTCTCCCTGATGGGGACCATGACTTGAAGCGCTGCCAGTATGTAACTGAGAAG GTACTGGCAGCTGTCTACAAGGCTCTGAGTGACCACCATGTCTATCTGGAAGGCACACTGCTGAAGCCCAACATGGTCACCCCTGGCCATGCTTGCACCCAGAAATTTTCCAATGAGGAGATTGCCATGGCAACTGTCACAGCACTTCGTCGCACAGTGCCCCCTGCTGTCCCTG GGGTCACTTTCCTGTCGGGAGGGCAGAGTGAGGAAGAGGCATCCATCAACCTCAATGCTATCAACAAGTGTCCCCTGCTGAAGCCATGGGCCTTGACTTTCTCCTATGGCCGAGCCCTGCAGGCCTCTGCTCTAAAGGCCTGGGGTGGGAAGAAGGAGAACCTGAAGGCAGCCCAGGAGGAGTACATCAAGCGAGCCCTG gcCAACAGCCTCGCTTGTCAAGGAAAGTACACTCCAAGTGGCCAGTCTGGAGCCGCAGCCAGTGAATCTCTCTTCATCTCTAACCATGCCTACTAA